The Streptomyces sp. NBC_00162 sequence GCTCGGCCACGGAGTTCTCGCGCAGGTCCAGGTGTCGCAGTTCGTGCAGTGCGGCGGTCGACGGCGGCAGGTGCTCGATCGCATTCCCCCGGAGCCAGAGCTCACGCAGGTTGCGGAGTTGGCCGATGGAGTCCGGCAGCGTGGTGAGGCGGTTGTGCTGTGCCCTGAACTCGATGAGGCCGGCCATCCTGCCGATGGCCTCCGGCAGGGAGGTGAGGGAGTTCTCACCGATGTTGAGGTAGCGCAGCCGCGTCAGGTTCCCCAGAGAATCCGGAAGCCGTGACAGCTGGTTGTCGTGCAAGTAGAGGCAGTCCCTGAGCCCGGTCAGCTCGCCCAGCTCGTCGGGCACCGAGGTGAGCGCGTTGTGGCCAAGGTCCAGGGTGTTCAGCAGGTGCAGCTTCCCGATCCCCGGTGGGAGGGCCGTGAGTCCGTTGT is a genomic window containing:
- a CDS encoding leucine-rich repeat domain-containing protein, whose translation is MKHALNLWRQELGEVPESVWQQTELRVLILADNGLTALPPGIGKLHLLNTLDLGHNALTSVPDELGELTGLRDCLYLHDNQLSRLPDSLGNLTRLRYLNIGENSLTSLPEAIGRMAGLIEFRAQHNRLTTLPDSIGQLRNLRELWLRGNAIEHLPPSTAALHELRHLDLRENSVAELPQSLAGLPRLRQIDLRSNRLSRLPDWLALMPSLEKLDLRWNEIDPSLPLLTELERQGCVVLT